The following coding sequences lie in one Listeria ivanovii subsp. londoniensis genomic window:
- the ilvD gene encoding dihydroxy-acid dehydratase, which yields MRSDKIKKGVDQAPARSLLHATGQIKSPGDMDKPFIAICNSYIDIVPGHVHLRELADVAKEAIREAGGIPFEFNTIGVDDGIAMGHIGMRYSLPSREVIADAAETVINAHWFDGVFYIPNCDKITPGMLLASVRTNVPAIFCSGGPMKAGLSAHGKALTLSSVFEAVGAFKDGSMSQEDFLDMEANACPTCGSCAGMFTANSMNCLMEILGMAVPGNGTTLAVSDARRDLIRQSAFHLMDLVKKDIRPRDIITKDAIDDAFALDMAMGGSTNTVLHTLALANEAGIEDYDLERINDIAKRVPYLSKIAPSSSYSMHDVHEAGGVSAIVKELVDLGGAIHPDRITVTGKTIRENVADAKINNTDVIHPKENPYSPVGGLSMLFGNIAPKGAAIKVGGVDPSVKVFKGEAICFSSHDEAVEAIDNHTVREGHVVVIRYEGPKGGPGMPEMLAPTSSIVGRGLGKDVALITDGRFSGATRGIAVGHISPEAAAGGPIALVNDGDIITIDLPNRTLNVEVPDDVLEARRKDLPKFKAKVKTGYLARYTALVTSAHTGGILQIPEDLID from the coding sequence ATGCGTAGTGACAAAATTAAAAAAGGTGTCGACCAAGCGCCGGCAAGAAGTTTGCTGCATGCTACAGGTCAAATTAAAAGTCCAGGTGATATGGATAAACCATTTATCGCGATTTGTAACTCTTATATTGATATTGTTCCTGGTCATGTTCACTTGCGAGAGCTTGCTGATGTAGCAAAAGAAGCAATTAGAGAAGCTGGCGGCATCCCATTTGAATTTAATACGATTGGTGTAGATGACGGCATTGCAATGGGTCATATTGGGATGCGCTATTCCCTACCCTCTCGTGAAGTTATCGCGGATGCAGCAGAGACAGTAATCAATGCACATTGGTTTGATGGAGTTTTTTACATCCCAAACTGTGACAAAATCACACCAGGGATGCTACTTGCCTCTGTTCGTACTAATGTGCCTGCTATCTTTTGCTCAGGTGGCCCAATGAAAGCTGGATTGTCCGCTCACGGAAAAGCACTCACTCTTTCATCTGTTTTTGAAGCAGTTGGCGCATTTAAAGATGGTAGCATGTCTCAAGAAGATTTTCTAGATATGGAAGCAAATGCCTGTCCTACTTGCGGTTCATGTGCTGGAATGTTTACAGCTAACTCGATGAACTGTTTAATGGAAATTCTTGGAATGGCGGTTCCCGGAAATGGTACAACACTCGCAGTTTCTGACGCTCGTCGCGACCTGATCAGACAGTCCGCTTTCCACTTAATGGATTTAGTAAAAAAAGATATTCGTCCTCGCGACATTATTACGAAAGATGCGATTGATGATGCTTTTGCACTAGATATGGCAATGGGTGGCTCTACCAATACTGTTTTACATACACTTGCACTTGCAAATGAAGCCGGCATTGAAGATTATGATTTAGAACGAATTAATGACATTGCCAAACGTGTCCCTTATCTTTCTAAAATTGCCCCTTCTTCTTCTTACTCGATGCATGATGTCCATGAGGCTGGCGGCGTATCTGCTATCGTAAAGGAATTAGTTGATCTTGGCGGAGCAATTCATCCTGACCGCATTACCGTTACTGGAAAAACAATCCGTGAAAATGTGGCGGATGCCAAAATTAATAATACCGATGTTATTCATCCAAAAGAAAATCCTTATAGCCCAGTTGGCGGACTTTCGATGTTATTTGGAAATATTGCACCAAAAGGAGCCGCTATTAAAGTGGGCGGCGTTGACCCTTCTGTCAAAGTTTTTAAAGGAGAGGCAATTTGCTTTAGCTCACATGATGAAGCAGTTGAAGCGATTGATAATCATACAGTACGCGAAGGACATGTTGTGGTTATTCGCTATGAAGGTCCTAAAGGCGGTCCAGGAATGCCGGAAATGCTAGCTCCAACTTCTAGTATTGTCGGTCGTGGGCTCGGAAAAGATGTTGCACTAATTACAGATGGCCGTTTTTCCGGAGCTACTCGTGGTATCGCAGTTGGTCATATTTCTCCGGAAGCTGCTGCTGGTGGTCCAATCGCACTTGTAAATGATGGCGATATTATCACTATCGACTTACCAAACCGGACATTAAACGTAGAAGTACCTGATGATGTTTTAGAAGCAAGACGAAAAGACCTACCTAAATTTAAAGCAAAAGTAAAAACTGGTTATCTTGCAAGATACACTGCCTTAGTTACAAGTGCTCATACAGGTGGTATTTTACAAATCCCAGAAGATTTAATCGACTAA
- a CDS encoding GNAT family N-acetyltransferase, producing the protein MIQATIKGTESLEKASGYLVSKDWPGIDFFFYLPYVLENVKKDDRMIKWTRLVVLKEENKIIGEIGGQGIPDETGEIEIGYSIVSDYQSKGYMTEALIGMIAWLEKQPVIHRIFARCYENNEASIRVLKHNQFVHIEEKDVFERQGRVMMWEFPINKS; encoded by the coding sequence ATGATTCAAGCAACCATAAAAGGAACGGAAAGTTTAGAGAAAGCAAGTGGTTACCTTGTTTCCAAAGATTGGCCTGGAATTGATTTCTTTTTTTATCTTCCTTATGTATTGGAAAATGTGAAAAAAGATGATCGAATGATTAAATGGACGAGGCTAGTTGTACTTAAAGAAGAAAATAAAATTATTGGAGAAATCGGTGGTCAAGGAATTCCTGATGAAACAGGAGAAATTGAAATTGGTTATAGCATCGTATCCGATTACCAAAGTAAAGGTTATATGACTGAGGCTTTAATAGGAATGATTGCTTGGCTAGAAAAACAACCAGTCATTCATCGTATTTTTGCACGCTGTTATGAGAACAATGAAGCTTCTATTCGAGTACTGAAACATAATCAATTCGTACATATAGAAGAAAAAGACGTTTTTGAGCGACAAGGAAGAGTGATGATGTGGGAATTTCCAATAAACAAAAGCTAA